From Girardinichthys multiradiatus isolate DD_20200921_A chromosome 3, DD_fGirMul_XY1, whole genome shotgun sequence, the proteins below share one genomic window:
- the eva1ba gene encoding eva-1 homolog Ba translates to MDVKKKEMDLLSNSIAAFAHIKANPESFGLYFVLGVCFGLVLTLCLLVIRISCKPRTNISSPTPEKNPLKDASVEDEESDDDEDVEGDDVEASVPLPITEIPVGNHNSQSDGTLSVNVFTSAEELERAQRLEERERIIREIWRNGQPDILGTGTIGRVHYY, encoded by the exons ATGGATgtcaagaaaaaagaaatggatCTCCTTAGCAACAGCATTGCAGCTTTTGCACACATCAAAG CCAATCCAGAAAGCTTTGGGTTGTACTTTGTCCTCGGAGTGTGTTTCGGCCTGGTGTTGACCCTCTGCCTCTTGGTGATCCGCATATCCTGTAAGCCACGGACCAACATCTCTTCTCCTACACCTGAAAAGAACCCCTTAAAGGACGCCAGCGTGGAAGACGAGGAAAGCGATGACGACGAGGATGTTGAAGGGGATGATGTAGAGGCTTCTGTTCCATTGCCCATCACAGAAATCCCTGTTGGGAATCATAACAGCCAGTCAGATGGCACTCTGAGTGTGAACGTTTTTACTTCAGCTGAGGAGCTGGAACGTGCGCAGAGGCTGGAGGAGAGAGAACGGATCATCCGGGAGATCTGGAGGAATGGCCAGCCTGATATCCTGGGGACAGGGACTATTGGGAGAGTGCACTACTACTAA